The genomic stretch TGGGCATACTCAACCCAGATTAGGTGCTTGCTCCAGGTTGTGGGGTTCTGGGAGATGAGACACCGTAGACAAGTCTCTaactcctggttcatcctctcaGACTGTCCGTTTGACTGGGGATGGTACCCAGATGTAAGGCTAACCTTGGCTCCCAAAAGTTCACAAAAATCTTTCCAAAAACGAGAGACAAATTGAGGACCCCGATCGGAAACCATGGATCCGgaacacctgagagagaagtaCCTCCGCGGTAGTTTGGgcaatgcaatgaaatgtgccattttaCTGAACCTGTCAACCATGGTTAGGATAGTGGATTGTCCCTCTGAAATGGGTAGCCGAGTGACGAAATCCATAGAAATATCTGCCCAAGGACGATGTGGCACTTGAAGGGGTCGTAGAAGAGCCGATGGCGGTTGACGTGAGGACTTGTTGCGTGCACACACCGGACAGGCAGCCACGTACTACCTGACCGCCCTCTCCATGGACGGCCACCAGAACCGCTGCCGAATGACGAACAGGGTCCTCCGAACCCCGGGATGACAGGAAACGAGGGATGTATGGGCCCAATGAATCACCTGTGGGCACAACTGCTCTGGCACAAACAGACGATTATCGGGACCCCCCTCAGAAATCTGAATGTCTATATTGGCCTTTCTTACCTTCTCCTCAATTCCCCAGGTTACCACTCCCACAACACGAGAAGGCGGCAACACGAATGAAGGGAGTCTGGGGGTCGGGTTGGGATCAAAAAGGTGGGATAGTGCATCCGCCTTAATGTTCTTAGACCCCGGCCGATAGGTTAGTGTGAACTTGAAGCGGGTGAAAAACAAAGCCCATCGGGCTTGCCGGGAATTCAGTCTCTTCGCCGATTGAATGTACTGCAAGTTCTTGTGGTCCGTAAGAACCAGGaatggctgctctgctgcttccagctAGTGTCGCCACTCCTCGAGCGCCACCTTAATGGCAAGTAACTCCCTGTTGCCGACATCGTCATTTCTTTCTGCTGGTGACAGCTTCTTGGACAAAAATGCACATGGGTGCAATTTATTGTCCGAAACAGATCGTTGGGACAGAACTGCTCCCACCCCCACATCTGAcgcgtccacctccaccacaaactgtctCTGGGGGTCTGGCAAGGTCAGGATGGGAGCGGAAACGAAGCTTGTCTTCAGTCGTTGAAATGCCTTCTCAGCCCCCTCATTCCAACAGAACTTGACAGAAAGCGAGGTCAAGGCGTGTAGAGGCGCTGCGACAGTGCTGTAATTCCTAATGAATCTTCGATAAAAGTTAGAAAACCCCAGGAACCTTTGCACCAGCTTCCGACTGGTGGGGGTAGGCCACTGAGTGACCGCACTGACCTTCGCCTCATCCATTCGAATGCAATCCTCAGCGATGATAAATCCCAGAAACGAAAGTCTTGAcgtggaactcacatttctccgcCTTGACAAACAGAAGGTTGTCGAGAAGGCGTCGTAACACTTACCGACGTGCTGTATGTGGGTCTCCTCATCTGGTGAAAAAATGAGGATGTCATCCAGATACACGAACACAAATCGATTAAGCATATCCCGGAGAACGTCATTAACCAGGGCCTGGAACACCGCTGGAGCGTtggtcagtccaaaaggcattTCAAGGTATTTGTAGTGTCCACTGGGAGTATTGAATGCGGTCTTCCACTCATCCCTCTCCCTTATCCTCACCAAATGATACGCGTTGCGTAGGTCCAGTTTGGTGAATATCTTGGCCCAGCAGCTCAAATGCCGAAGAAATAAATGGAAGGGGATACCGATTCTTCACAGTGATTTTGTTCAAACCTCGATAGTCAAAACAGGGTCGTAAGGACTTGTCCTTCTCCACGAAAAAGAATCCCGCACCAGCGGGTGAAGACGAAGGACGAATAATCCCAGCTTTCAAGGCTCCCTCAATGTactccctcagtctctctctctggtgcaGACAGGGAATACAAGTGACCCTTCGGAGGTGCAGCGCCTGGAAGTAGGTCAACCGGGCAGTCTCGGTGAGGTGGCAGAGCCGTGGCCCGGGTCTTACTGAAGACCTCTTTAAGCCCCAAGTAGCACGCCGGAACCTTGGCCAAATGCGGAAAGTCCCTCCCCAGACTTCCACTGGGTCTTTTGTCCAAAGTAGTCATTCCCAGACCTCGTTCCTTGCAGCCTGGAAAACACGTGGTTGAACACCTCTGGTGCCATCCCAATACCTCTCCTCCGGCCCAGTCCATGTGAGGGTTGTGCTGGACTAGCCACAGATACCCCAGAATTATCGGGTGTGTGGGAGCTTCAAACACATGGAACTCAATCTGTTCCGAATGTCCATTAGCCATGACCAGTTGCACAGGTTGAGTGATATGGGAAACTCGACACAGTACTCTGTCGTCCAGAGCCTTGGCTTCCAAAACCTTGGGTAATGAGTGAAACTTCAAACCCAACCTCTTAGCCATTCCCTCATCCATAAAACTCTCGTCTGCTCCGGAATCGATCAGCACGGGATGAATCATGGTCTCTGACGATGAGATGAGCGTGGCAGATGTCAGCGCTCGagagggtcttcctccagaaaCTGCTCGGCTCACCAGTGCCCTCTTTACTGGTGAGCCTTGGCTTTTACTGGACATCTATTAACAAAATATCCAAaccctctctcatccggtgCTGTCTCTCCGCTTGAGACGGCAGCCCACTGCATCTCCTCGTCTGGTGAGGTTACTGTCGCCGAATAAGGTGGTCTCTGAATCCGAGAATACCCCGGACCTTGAGCGAAAGTGTGACCGGAACCACCCCGTCCCTCGTATCTGTGAGCTGCGACCGTCGATAGTCCTCATTCCTGTTCTCTCTCCCGGAATCGGTTGTCGATTCGGATGCACTGGGCAATAAGAGAGTCCAGACCTGTGGACAATTCCAATGGTGCTAGCTCATCCTTGATACGATCCGAGAGTCCACTCCTGAATGCGTCGAACAATGCCTGCTCATTCCATCCACTGTCGGCCGCCAATGTCCGGAATTCCATAGCAAAGTCCGAAGTCAGCCGGCTCCCCTGTCGAATACTGGTGAGTGCACGGGCTGCCTCTCGACCCGGAGCCGTGTGGTCGAAGATCTTCCTTAGAGTCTCTGTGAAGGCTCCTAAGGATTGACAAATTGGTGCCTCCCTGGCCCATTCTGCCGTAGCCCAAGCCTCCGCCCATCTTGACAGGTAAGAAATCACATATGCCACCTTGGAACGCTCAGTTGGAAAAGAAGCAGcttgtaattcaaaatgtaaataacattggGTTAAGAACGCTCTGCAATTCTCCGGAGAAGCGTTCGGGTCTGGAGAGACGAATCATTGGCTGGGGAGTAGCTGTGGTGACGGGAGGGATGACTGCCGCACCTTGACCGGTAGCGGCCTGTCCCCGCGGCATGGCCATCGCAGAACATAGTGACTGGACGCATGTCCCCAGCTGTTGGAGCTGCTTGGCCAGCTGGTCCACTTGACCACCTATGTCGCTCTGGAATGCCGTCTGATTGTCTGTCAGAGACCTCACTCCGACGCACAGGGATGACAGCTGCTCATCCAGATTGTGGAGACGAATGCCTTGAGCACCGAGCACCGACTTAACCTTCTCTGAGTCGGCTGAGTCCATATCTTTGGCCAGTTCGtactgtaacggtacgatcaagacagaagggaggtgggactcaattgcacgacacagaggcagataaatgttgaatggaactggtctttactgaaaactttgcagttgctatggtacacgcatagacagttgaacatacaaagtatcaaggggtaatccaggagcagagttgggtcacggaaacaggtgtggtacacgggcagatacgcAACGTAAcatcacagcagacaaggatcaggcaagggcagaatcgagtcacggaaacaaggtcgaggaagccggggaatcaaacgcgtgggaaacaggaaacaggaagacgggaacttcagtagatatctctgcaacacaatgcaTAGAAGTCTTTAACATattgtcaacactgttacctcttcacattctgttgataatgttagttaattgtttcaATGTTTAAACATAACAATTCCTACATGTTAGTAGGCAACagatagatcgtgtgcatgtgacatcactcttatttcccaacccggaagttaaccatgttggttggtatacacaaccaagacggcggccgTTCATGTGTGAGTtactgcaacgcttcgtaattttctttgtatttaaacgtctaagattgaaagaaaatgaattacTGTCTGCCTAAAGCcataaactgtggtttagcaacataaatcgtaaggatttaacagaagaaaaagcacaattctcccgtgtgtgtggcgtccactttatatctggtaagagctcatgctaaagctatgttttcaatgtttacgttaaacatttgtgcttatgatatacccgagcactgtaagaccttacttctcatCACTAGGAGAAgtggcaaagctttatgatagcagccatttgctcttttcttctgtgcatgtttttgttttgcttattcttgagcttACTTCACTtccgaaaagcaaagcaccaatgtgagaacatgcttcgcttaatccagccatacaatcacagtgtgcgaggataacatcgccgctcttctcactcacaaaccacggcttgagcggtgtatctcgagctctttgagagtgatttacacggccatgcacgagcaccctgtcatcttttactggtttggtaagaagactaccaacccagccggaaacaaagaaattataagcatctaagctcttgtatgcattcatttgtgcgttggttgccaacgacgtttgtagcacaaggtagttcacaatatccggatattcaatcggcggtaatgactctaaatcctcaatataatccgacggctttagtgtgtacgggtcaaggccacaaatttggactttttctcggaatcttgcctttgcagaggactccagagagtcagaatactttgaagaagtcagagttgtattgttgttgttttttgttttagacgccattgttgatttgtatccCAACCAAAATGGCGTTGCACGCAtatgtcacacagttttgtcacgtgtttgcacacgaTGAATTTGATGCAGGTTGTGCTGATGCAATACTACTCGAAATTGGATATATTAAAATTaaggctgtcaagcgattaaaaaaatgtatctaattaattacaagatttgtgattaattaatctaaatgaatcgcatatatcaatatttgctgtgaaaagcatttcaaaatattcaaatgggttttggaagatgagtgaatcaatgcgTAGCCTAGGCATTATAAAcgggtcaacatgtcttttatttcaatactatttctccaatatcttgtatgccacaattatcttagaacacacagaccaacagtttgacacaagtgcaatttcaaatctggcataacatctttcattgcacaataaacaatatatttaaaagttgtgtcatttgacgccatctgtaacgcctccgttaaccccctgtcctctaccacctgcagtccattgcaatacatttcctgatggagttgttaatgtgtctcaggtagaccgactcattctgcgtctgaacgcctgatcgagatgtATGATGAGAcaggtcgctcactttagcatcagcggcggtgctagctagctccgagctactatgtgttgaggtgatatttcagcttgaagttctccgatggttcgaacattctttgctgcaggaatcgcaCAGAACGGAGACTCAACAGTTACGTCcaggagtttattaaatgtaaactttcaattcactgggccaagtaacgttttctcatcatgttgacgaggctgctgtggccgcgctgCATCGGTGAcataaagagtcaaggggcatctaaaagcgcgattaatctgcgtaaatgtttttgtcgtgtcattttttctgtgattaattaatctaaataaacgcgctaatttgacagccctacttaaaatgtatcatagtaaaatcatttatcaaaacattattaatttaatcTACGGATGTCAGAAAAAGTCCATTAAGCAGATGTACACAAAAAGCTACATAATGACAGCAATGTGAGTCAGGCCTATATTccatgtcttttgttttctttcctctgccTTTTTTAGTGAATCTTCGACCATGGGAAGCAGTATGTCCATGTGTTGTGCATTTGGCTGAAAGCACTTGTCAGCAATTTTCTGCAGTGGTAGATTACTTCCTAATAATATGGTTTATGGGGCCAATTTCTATAGGCCTGTGCTGGATGTTTCCATTTTAAACTTATCATTAGAGTCTGCTCTCTCCACAGTTACTAACTTGCATCAAAGCATTAGTTTAAAATGTCAGCATTTCCAACAGGACCACATGACATTAGGCTGCACTTCAGCATAGGGAAGGAgatgggggaggggaggaacAAGCAGTCAGAACTGCTCTGTTATGGCAGACTAGAGTATTCTAAGTGAGGTTCGTTTTGATGCACACGCACTGTTAGCTTTTGACGCATCCAGCAGATCGCAGTAAAAATTCAATCTTATGAAATGCAGATTTTGACCGATAAGCGTCTCAAATACCTATGGAATGCCGGTGTCACCGCTGATACTTTTATATTCAGAGTATGATAGGATTAACCATTATGGGTTTTCAAGGCCAATACTCACCCTTTTTACAGGATTGAGACCAAtttcattcaatgtttttacattacatttccaaAAAGTTTGTACTCTTTGAGAATGCTTTACTTAAGGCCTCTTCAACCGCATTTACACCATCATcggacacaaaaacacacacatcaactcCTGTAAAGCTAAGCCACTGTCAGATGCTTGCTGAATTTTCTTTGTGACACGTGCAAAGCCTATTTTTTGTCagtacagaacaaaacaaaaaactcttCCCTGCTCCAATATACCAGACTGATATTGTTTGTCTATGTTTAGCACTGGTGTGTGAGTTTTGGTGTGTTGAGTAACTAGTACCAAAATTCAGGACCCAAAGTCCCAGAAACCAACTGGTAATTCTCTGGAACACTACACCACCACAGGTTTAACAGTAAATCCATCTTTTGTTGTAAACAAAAAATGTGCAGGTCTTGGAAAAAACAAGCATGACATCCCCTCATGTTTTGCTAAATTATGATGGACATATTTCACaattgtctgacatttttacaaaaaggtgattaatcaattaatgaaaaaaatgacCATTACCATTTTAGATGTTAATTGTACTTTAGTGGTGCATACAAGCAAACCAATGGTAAAAGGAGTGCTTTTATACAGcgcttttctagtctttgcgaccactcaaTGCACTTCATTCATACAGAAGCAGACTTCTATACAATGTCCTACCTACTGACCaggagtgataaacattcacacacacatctgtgtgaGTGCCATTGGAAGCAATTTGGGGTTTGGCACACTTTGACATGACCGCAAGGGCCGGAGATAGAACTACTGAAAAATGCTCATCGCAAATTCCCTGGGCTTGAGGTGGTGTCTTAAAGTGTctacagtccaaaacccaaaccCATCACTACACAGAAGAACCTGATTACAGGCGGTGTAAGAATAGATCACAATGCACTTCTAATTAGTGATAGGGCAGGCCAAGTCTGACCGGCACAGCCTACACTCAATAATTAGGCCACTGTGATAATCCTGCCGCCTCCAAGCTTCTATTAGGAAGCGGAGAGAGGTCAAATGTTCAGAAAACTATTACACTTAAACAATCCTCTCCAGCTCAcctcagaatcagaaatcctttattagtcccacgacggggaaatgtacctgtCTGCTCTCAGTACCAGCAGAAGGAAACACAACCGGTCAGGAAGATAAGAAGCAGACACCTCATGAATGTACCATTTTATTGGACTTATAtagaaatacttaaaaaaaacatgaagtagCACCATTActtaaaagttttactttttatcatgtataactttaaatgtcagaaaaataaaactcttgATACATTTTCAAATCTTGTCTCAGCAAATATAATATTAGTATTTGACCATGAGGTTAAAGGCCCtttatcataaaataaaatatactttgtTCTTAAACTTTGCtcaataaagtacatttacgcTCAAGTAACTTCacctacatatacataaacaagtggtaaacaaatgtattaaaatagaaatactaaaACTATAGTGGTGCAACAGAAGCCTGTAATtcccactggaatctaattcatAAAAATTTTAGAAAGCATAAATGGTTTCTTTGTGTTCAACTTACTaagttttgtacatttcaatgtttcataataatatagaataaaatatgCTTTATATTActgaataaaagacattttttgCTGAACCTATAAAAACTCCATCCCAACAGAATACTGTCAAATGCAATACACATTTTGTCATgtgatattaaaataatacagtGATCAATGCCATAAGGCCatactaaaaaataaacataatttcaaCCCAGCTACAAAAAGTTCACTGAACTTAAATCAAAATATCTGTAAACATCTTTGCAATAAGAAATATAATCTTTCAagtcaaaaaataataaaatacttcaATCTgtaataatgtcatttaaaactTTCAACTTGTGAAATTGATTCTATACATATGTAGGATATGTTGTTGCTCTCTCTCACATGGTTTCAGACCTCGAGCTGCAGTATCTTTGTAAGTCAATAGTCCTGTTTGGCTGGAAGCCCTCCATGTTTCCCAGCCATGGTCTCCCCTCTTACTACATTCGAATCGGCAAAACTGGAGAGCTCAACCAGCTAACAGTCTACAGTCTGACCCACATACCTCCGTCCTGACCCCACTGTGTCTCTTCACTTCATAAATATAGGGTACAATTTACTAGAACTATTGATTACTATgctgtaatatttaaaacatgcacTTAGATGTTGAAAATATTTCCCCAAGCTACAGTACATTATAAACAACTACGACGGAGCCCAAAAGGATGTTTACTTCGTCTGGATACTGCAGCCTCTTACATACATATGGATATTTATGTACACTTTCCAAACAGATGATTGGAAAATCCCATTAAAGCAGTATGAGGAGTATATTTGTGTCTATTGTGGACAAAAAGAGACAGTCAAAGAGTTACCCTTCTTATGAAAATATACGTATAGCCTGAGTGACGCCGGTGTGGCAGACGGGGCATTTGGGATCATTCCTCTCACAGATACGATTGGCACATTCCATACAGAAGAGGTTGTGCCCACAGGGGACCAGGGCCGCGATGACCTCACTCTCGAAGCACACCGAACAGTCACGGCTGCCTTTTCGGCTGGTGccggaggaggtggaggacgaCGACGACGTTGATGAGGCAGAGGAGTCGCATGGAACCCCAGGGAGGTGATGGCCCGGCATGGAGGCGATAGTACTGGAATAACCAGGGAAACTGAGTGGGCCTCCGCCTGGATCACTGCGCACCCTCCGAGCTAACGGGTGCTCAATGGGGCCCCTGGTGTGGCTGTAGGGGGGAGGTGAAAGTCTGGGCTGTGGGGTACAACCATTAACCCTTCTCTGACTCATCACTATCCCATTGGCATTAGAGGTGTTGGTGGAGAATATGGctgaggtggaggtgggggagCTGCCTCCAGTGGACGAGGGGGTCCTATGACTATCGTACTGGGACCACAGGAGGCCCGGCGGGGTTGGCGCGGAGTCAAACCCTGATGAGGAGTCAAAAGTCAGATCAGTGCAGTCAGGCGAGATCACTTCACTTCCGTAAACAAACCCATTGCCGTTGGTGTTGACattgatgttgttgttattgttgttgccattgttgttgttggtggtggtgtAGCTGAGTGCGGGGCTTGGAGGGCTGTAGTCAGCCATACGTGAGCTGTTGTTACCAAAGTAGGAATCTGTGGACGCACTTCCCAGGGAGGAGGACGAATCGTTGCGGTAGTTGGAGAAGGGTTTATGCACTGAAGTGGAGGTCACCCCGGTGCTGGGCTTGGACCAGAGGGTGGCATGCCCGTGCAGATCAAAACCCACATCAGTCCCGTTGGCGTGGAAGTCATTTTCATCCTGAAGCTCAATAAGGCCTCCTGTCCTCATGGCGATGTGGGCTTCGATCTCTTCACGGGCTCGATCCACATTCTCTGGCATGCCAGTCACCTCGAACACCGGCTCTTTGTCTCGACTGGGTGTCACAATGTAGGTGTGGGTCTGCTGCTGGATGCGCTTGATGGTGGCACCCTTGGGGCCTACAACTAGCCCCACCACACGATAAGGCACCCGCACCTGGATGGTGGTCTGTCCAGGCAGGTTAGGTGGTCCAGGGACTGGGGTGCCGCTCCCATTTGGGCTGGTGTTTTTGTTCCTGGAGGCTCGGATCATGGAGAAGTGCTCAGCAGCAGAAATTATCTCCCTCCTGGCCATAGCCACATCCTCCCTCCTGCCCGTCACCACAAAAACAGGCTCCTCGCCTCGAACCGGGGTCTTGATGTAGGTGTTGGTCTTTGCTCGCAGCGCTTTGATCTTGCAACCTgaaacatggaaacaaaagACGACAGTGAGGGCAGGTTCCAAAATAACAACAGCTCGAAATATGTCACGTGTTAAACCATTGCTTATGGTGTATTTAAAACAGCTGGGggatgtttattattgtttcgCAAAAGACCAGTGAGTTCAGAAATCGGGTGAAACCAGCCTTTTGGAGAAGAACAAATTCAAACCACATGCTGCACCACAAACATACAGCATGATAGAAATGACTCCAAAAGAAAATTCTCACTTCTGTGATCCCGGTTTGTTTACTACAGCCATATACATCAGCTGCTGTTAGACTCTAGATTCTTATTTTATACTAATAGCATTATGGAAAAAGGGAAAAGCTGCTTAATCACTTCATAGCCTGGCACTGGCAAAGATGCACTAAAGTTGCATTCCAACACCCtcaagcacatacacacatctcttTATGATGAAAATTGGCCCGGCTGAGAAAACAGCCTTAGAAGA from Cottoperca gobio chromosome 3, fCotGob3.1, whole genome shotgun sequence encodes the following:
- the mex3b gene encoding RNA-binding protein MEX3B, translating into MPSSLFADSSVQGDALDEQRALQIALDQLSLLGLDNDENPLYDNQEPRKKSVNMTECVPVPSSEHVAEIVGRQGCKIKALRAKTNTYIKTPVRGEEPVFVVTGRREDVAMARREIISAAEHFSMIRASRNKNTSPNGSGTPVPGPPNLPGQTTIQVRVPYRVVGLVVGPKGATIKRIQQQTHTYIVTPSRDKEPVFEVTGMPENVDRAREEIEAHIAMRTGGLIELQDENDFHANGTDVGFDLHGHATLWSKPSTGVTSTSVHKPFSNYRNDSSSSLGSASTDSYFGNNSSRMADYSPPSPALSYTTTNNNNGNNNNNNINVNTNGNGFVYGSEVISPDCTDLTFDSSSGFDSAPTPPGLLWSQYDSHRTPSSTGGSSPTSTSAIFSTNTSNANGIVMSQRRVNGCTPQPRLSPPPYSHTRGPIEHPLARRVRSDPGGGPLSFPGYSSTIASMPGHHLPGVPCDSSASSTSSSSSTSSGTSRKGSRDCSVCFESEVIAALVPCGHNLFCMECANRICERNDPKCPVCHTGVTQAIRIFS